The Columba livia isolate bColLiv1 breed racing homer chromosome 2, bColLiv1.pat.W.v2, whole genome shotgun sequence genome includes the window CTAATAATTCTTATCTGTGTCTGTCTTTTACAACTGACCCATCATCACCAAGATGTGGGTCACTAGAAGTTTTATACTTTTCCATGTGGCTTTGCTGCAGAAGGTAAAATCACAGTGATTTACTGAATGCAGTCAAATTCATATTCATAAAGAGAGGCACTGTGCTTTCACCTGTTAGGAAGTGTCTTGACAATCTAATCttggctttttgctttgtttcattatACATAaattatattgattttttttttttttaaatccagtaaCTGTGTGTGATTTCTGTGTTTGATGGCAGAGACTATTTATACAGTAGGTCAGGCAAATATTCACGTGACATTCAATCTTATCTCCAGTGTGATTTTGATATAATTACAGGTTGGATTAACCCTTTCACATCTCTATTTGCAAAATGTGCTCTCCTTCAAGGACCCTTAAAACTGCTGACAAATAGAGTTAGGAGCTTTGGTTTCCTCTAAAATGCTTGATGTATTTGCCTAAGAGTAGGTGTCACAGAGAGTGACCTGCCTAAATGAGGCTGTTGTGTCTCACAGTTACTTTGTCTTCATGCTCTTcgcacacagaatcacagaatcacagaatgttagggattggaagggacctcaaaagatcacctagtccaatccccctgccggagcaggaacacttaaatgaggttacacaggaatgtgtccaggtgggttttgaatgtctccagagtaggagaccccacaacccccccgggcagcccgttccagtgttctgttacccttgcTGGGAAGAACTttgttctcaaatttaagtggaacctcctgtgttccaatttgaacccattaccccttgtcctatcattggctgtcaccaagaagagcctggctccatcctcctgacactcaccctttacatatttgtaaacattaataaggtcacccctcagcctgctcttctccaaactaaagagagccagctccctcagcctttcctcacaagggagatgctccactcccttaatcatctttgttgctctgcactgcactctctccaggagttccctgtccttcttgaactgaggggcccagaactggacacaatattccagatgtggtctcaccagggcagagtagagggggaggagaacctctctcgatctactaaccacccctcttctaatacactccaggatgccattggccttcttggccacaagggcacagggctggctcatggtcatcctgttgtccaccaggacccccaggtccctttctcctacactgGTCTCCAATAGGTCATTCCACAACTTATAATGcaagctggggttgttcctgttcagatgcaagactctacacttgcccttgttatatttcattgaattttCCCCgctctctagcctgtccaggtcccgctggatggcagcacagccttctggtgtgtcagctgctcctcccagcttggtgtcatcagcaaacttgctgatagtacactctattccctcatccaaatcattgatgaatatattgaataatactggccccagtactgacctcTGAGGCACTCCATTAGATGCAGGCCTACAACTGCAAAGACTTTGTAATAGTAAATACATGTAGATTAAGTCTGTAGTGAGCATCAAAAGCTTTCACACTTGATAACTATTAGGCACTAATTCAATGGTGGTGATGTTCAAATAGCTCAGGCTACCCTGaatcccagcagcagcttgcCTGGTTTCAGTTCTCCATGCAAGCACCAAGCTCTGTAGATTGACTGAAGTCACACAGTCCTGTCTGCCAtcctctggggaaaaaacagaggCTCTGAAACCTGAAAAAAAGTACTCTTGGTATTACTGGCAAcaatattataataattattaacAGCAGTAATATTGTTGAAATCAGAAATGCGCCGGGACTAAAGGCAGGGACAGATTTTTTTGACAAAAGAAACTAGTCAAACTGTTTTATTAAGAACCACTGCAGAAGTAAAGAAcctaaatgtggaaaaaaaatgtaaatgatcCAGAAAAATGTGCCTCTCTGTTTTAACAGCATATCATTTTGCTGTCAGTAACAGCTCTCTTGCTCTGTTGCTGAGAATTTCAAGCTGCTGTCTTCTGCTCTGGCTGAAGCCCAGCCTGTGTTCCTATAGCAGGCACAGATCAGACATGCTTGTCCCCCAGTTTTAACTTCCCACTTTGTAGGATGGATAACCAGAGAAAATGGACCTCTTAAGTTACTGTGGTCTGAGTCATATGACTCATTTTAAATTCTAGTACTAACAGCCAAATATACTCATGGAGGAGAAAAACCTCCATGAAGCctcagaaggaaagagcaggaaTTTGAAACATCGAGGGCTCCTCCATTTTTGCATTAGCAGTAGCTGCTTTAAAAATCCAGCCTCTCTATTGTGAAATTAAATCTGTTGCATTCGATGAGGTATAAAGCAATATAAATGAATTACTGTTGGCTGTTTTCTCATGGACCCTTTTCCCCTAAGTTGTGCAAGTGGCTCCAACTCTGATACCCCTGGTTTGGGACTGGATCTCACTTTTTCTCCATCAGTACTGCCTAATTTTCTCCCTACTGCATGTGAAAAGGCTTGTTTCTGAAAAGCCATATATTAGtttggggaagaaaggggagTTTCATGTGCATACTGGCATTTAACCCATGTGACAGATCCATACATTAAGCAGTAGCCTTCTATTACTGTCTCAAACTGTCCTTCATATGAGATGCCTTAATATGTATTTGAAAGCCCTACcatatttaaattgcttttagaGTTAATCTCTGGGGAATTTACCTTTTCTGTTATCAACATAAGATAGCAACCACTTAAGAAAGTAAACCTAATGGTGGTGAAGGCTGGAGACCCATGTCATCAGTCCCTACAGCTCTCAGGGACTGCAGTAAAGAGCACATTATTTGGTTGGTGGTTCTCTTCCATCTTTGGGACCAGAGAGACACAGTGGCTGAAGAATACAAAGAGATTTGAACAGCTGATGCTAGTCTAGGTGCCTGGAGCCCGTGCTACAGGGACCATTTACATTCTTCAACCCCCCTGCTAAGCTACAGCTCATTCTGGTGGGCACtgaaaagctttatttccaTATTTGGTCCAAGGGAATATCCCTACCTGGGGTTAGTGATGCTGACTACACCAGAACGGGTGAAGCAGAATCTTTTTTATATTGACTCTCCACACAGGAACCCACACTCTGCAGCATGCTTTCAGCTTTATCTCTAGTCAGAGTGTTTCTGGTTTATTTCTCCAGCTAGGCAAACTCACACTTGTGCCATCACTGCATGGAGCAGCTGGTAGGGTGACTGGAGGACTTTAACCTGTCTTGCCAGAAGAACTCAGCAGttcttagaaaataattatctgGCTAGTCCACGCAGGCACAACATTGTGTTTTACTCAGTGCCTAAATACTTCAGATGCCACCAAGAAAATCACCCTTTTTTGAACCTGTTGACCTATGATTTGATGCAGAAAGTCCATAGCCTTCCCTATCTAGACTTGCCATGAGACAGGCTTTCACTTCTCTCACTAGAGTTTCTGCAGTTTTAGTTTTAggtatttctaaaatattctagcaaaatgaattgctgacaaaaaaaaaagcaaaattctgtCTGCAAAAGTTAGAGAATATCAGTGCAACACAAACTTGCAACACATTATCTACATCCAGAATCTAACTCTAAAAGTCATGCTTACCCAaccaaaatacagaaacaataCCAAACAGCATATATGCCACAAAGTGACAACAATCAATCAAAAAATGCTTGAATCAAATCATTCATAAATAACCTAAGTACTGTCAATTACGTGGATAAAAAATTACTAATAATCCATAGAGCTTAAATAAAGCATTATTGTTGGGGGATAAATGACAGAGGAGGGACTAGGTGTTTTGTACTTCTATCATAGCAAGTCTTGAATTTTGGGTGATCAGAGGATAAAGATCACTTGTAGACAAACTTATATAAAGCTTTATGTTTTATGAGTCACTCTATgtgactttaaagaaaaaaattaaaaatccaagACTTCATTTAACATGCAAAATCAGGTCATTGACTAAGAATAATTGAGAAACCAATTGGAAGGGTCTTGCAGAAAAGTAACCCTTGCCTCAGATCCATATGATATCTTTTAACAAGCGGTTCAAATTAGGGGATAACAGTTGGAACAATTAAAAATTACCATCAGAAGTCTTCAGAAAGCACAACTTTACATCATGGATGTTTTTAACCTCCTGTTATCTGTTTGTGTTCTTTAAAGCAACGTCAGGGTCAGAGATGGAGGTTGGTAGATGAGTTGTAGTATTATGTCAAAGAGTCAAAGAGAGCCTACATAAACATATAGACTACTTTTACTTCATTGATGTCCCATGGCCTATAAAAAAGCATTTCCTTGTTGACTGGTACTGTCCTAAGTCATAATAGCCTGTTCTAACACATGTTCATTAcgtttatataaataaaatacaaagggACTGAGTTTTATAGGTCTACCTTTTGTGCAGAAGAACATCTGCTCACTAAGTCTGCTTTATCACAGTATTAGGTTTCTTCAGTTTGATTGTACAAAAGacagcaagggaaaaaggctTGGCCATCAGTTAGAGCTGAcctgcaaaacaaaccaaaacaaaaccaacttcaaaatgttttctaatcCGAGGGGCATGGGGGTGGTAATTTATCTTTTGTTTATCTTACTGGGTAAACTGAAAAAATCTGGTTTCTAAAAGGCAGCCAGTTGTTAGGATCTGCCTGGTCAGTTCAGATACTCCCAGCTGCCTGTCAGCAAGGAAAAATGTGCCAAGGACCTGAACACATAGTGATGCTTTGGAATAACAAGATTCTGAAAACAATGGAAGTCTCATGGTATAGACCTGTATGTCAGACAAGGACTCTGTTCTTGCATGCATCATCTTTATCTAGTTACTTAAAAATTATGCTGATgagttataaaaataattttaaaaaccatttCATGTGTACCATTAAACACTATTTCCTCTAGTTTACATCCTTTTTTTTATAGACAGAAAAAGTGCAGGCAGGATGGTAGCAGTTACTCTGGAGTTACAGTCATTTTGGGTGCAAGTAGCTTCTGTTAAGCAGTTCAGTAGTAAAATTATCCTCAGTTCACAGAAAGCTACCTAACACAGGAGAGAGACATACATAGGTAAGTGAATGAATACATGCATACATATACACAAATGTATATGAGCTCTTTGGGTCTTTGTCATTTTGCAACTGGGTCTACTTTtaattcataatttttttcatgtttctccATGAAAGGgactttgttttacattgttttctttttctctttgaggaaggaaagaagacatgCTTCTGTATATTTTTCACTTCACATTGAATGGTAAGAGAATTGTGATTTTCTGAGAGATTTATGTGAAAAAACtacaaatgaaagaaggaaagagcatTAAGTTTGAAAAGTCTAATTGCAATATTCTGCAGAGATTGTGGTACCCTAGGTTTTCAGTCAAAACTTGCTCCTAGTCAGACGTGTGAAGtccacagaattattttaaaatctataaGATTAGTTTTGCTTGTAAATGTTAGTGAGTTTTAAGGACTGTCAACTTTTGTGTAACCAGATAGcaagccttaaaaaaaatgaagtgtaaaaaaaaaaaaaaaaacaacaactttaGATTAAGTAGTTAAGCAAAAATGTCTCAAGTTGTAGAAGTCTGTAACCAATgagaatacttttaaaaaatgagttaTGAATATAGGGGGTTAAAAATTCACTACATTATAAATTAAACCTTTGGCATCAATAATAGAAAAAGCGGAGTGAATAATAGAAAAGTAAACAATGCTCTGCTGTTCTGCTTCACTTTCACACAACTTATATCGTTACAGAAGAGGAGgactaaatgaaaaaaaattatcaaacaATAATCATGCGACAATTGGTGACTTGACAGTGGAATTTGCTATTTCAAGCTCAGTACATGCTACAGATGCCAGGATAAAATAATATGTTCATCACAGTGAAGTTTGAATACATTCACTTTTATTGCAGTGACAATCGTTGCATGCAAaagagattttttcttttttccccaggtgATACAGGAGGAGATGCAGAGAGTAACAGGACAGACAGAAAAGCAGTTATCTCATTTATTTCAGGACTGTTTGACAAACACTGGTTTCCCCCAAGTGGATGTTTTGAGGAGTGTTATTTCTCTCATCCTAGCAGCAGTAGCAAAACTGAGCCCAGACGCAAGAGATGCCTGCAGCTTCGGCTGCGCAGCCCCTTCCGGATGTTAATGCAAGGACTcctacgtgcatatgtgcagtCGTTACAGGATCCCGATGCCTTTATTACCCCTGGGGCCCCCTCTTCGGTATGTCAGTGTCCTCCTAACCTGCAGCCACATGACGAAAATTAAACAAGGGTTTGTTGCATTTGTTGCTGTGGAAATATGAAGCCAGTTGCTTCATTTTCAACGGGAtctccctctttcctcctcacccccgcccccccagcAACCTCCCCAAAAGGGGAGGGGATACCCCCCACTCATCCATCCCCCTCTGCCTGtttcccctccaccccagcCACATTTTTGCCTGTTAACTATGCCAGGACAGAGAGGTGGGGGTGAGGGCATAAAAGCATTCCTGCATgtctggaggaaagaaaaaagataaaggaGGAAAGtgaaaggggagggaaagagtGCTCAGGGACTTGAACTGCCAGTGAAATGATGCTTCTCTAGCCGTCCTGTTCAGATAATAGTTAACTCGGGGTTAAAGATTAATAGCCAGGCAAAGCACTGTATAAATGGCTTGGGCGAGCTGAATGTATGTAAACTGCCTCCCGCTCCTCAGCCTGCTGAACGGCCCTCTCCGTCGTCCCTCCTCATCAGCGACATGAATAGCCCGCGGTCTCTGCTGGGCCGCTGCTGGCTGCCGTCCCTGCTGCTGTCGGCGCTCCTGGCCCGCCGCCTCACCGCCGGGATGGCCCTGCAACCCATGCACTGCGCCCCGTGCACCCAGGAGAAGCTCGCCCTCTGCCCGCCCGTCGCCCCCGGCTGCCCGGAGACGGCCCGGCAGCCCGGCTGCGGCTGCTGCCAGACCTGCGCGCTTGGGCCGGGCCAGCCGTGCGGGGTTTACACGGCCCGCTGCCGCCAGGGGCTCCGCTGCCACGTCCCCGCAGGAGAGCCGCGGCCCCTCTCCGCCCTCATGCAGGGGCAAGGGACGTGCCTGCCCGCCAGCGAGGCCGGGATGAGCATGGCGGAGCCGGCAGGTACCGCGCGGTCGCGCCGCCGGGCTGGGGAGCTGCGCGCCGGGCGCTGCGGCAGAGCCCGCGCCCAGAGGAACAGGGGCTCAGCAGGCGGGATGcgcctggggctgggggactgGCTGTCAGGAGCTTAGAAAAATGAGCAAAGTTAGGCAGGAGTTTGAAAATAGGGAAGCCAAACCGCGGTTTCCAGGAAAACGTGCTTTGACCTGTGCCAGGTGAGAGGCATCTGGGTGGGGAGCCAAGAGATGTTCCCAGCAGGCTGTTACCCCACAGGCAGCAAGAAAACCCTAAAGCCTACTAATTGGACAATGCAAAATAATCAGAATAAGGTTTCTGGGACGATATAGACAGTTTATCTTTAGTAGTAAACGGGGAGTAGGACAAATGTTTTCTAGACTTTGTTTGTGTCCATCTCCAAAAGTCATGATAGAGAATTGAAAGACCTAAACATGCTTTGTGCCTGGCTTAATTTCAAGAATAAAATGTATCTGAAGTAGTGTCATGCTGGCCAAAACTATCTTTGAGCAAAAAGACATATCAAGCATCTTAGAGTATATGATGATAAGGAACTTCTTCAGTGtgatttcattattttgcaATTTATTACTGTTAATATTTTCACCATCATTACTGCTATATTCATGCAGTGGTGATTAAGGTAGTTCAGTAGCATTACAAAAATAATCGTTGTTGACTCAACAATGGCCATTGGTGGCAGTAAGTGAAGTTTCGCTTGTACTTGAGGAGGTGAGGAGGGGAGACAACAGTGACTAAACTGAGTGTTTAAGCATCCAGCAGTTTAAAAGGTCTagtatttgatttcttttccttccttccttcctcccttccttccttccttccttccttccttccttccttccttccttccttccttccttccttccttccttccttccttccttccttccctccttccttccttccttccctccttccttccttccttccttccctccctccctccctccctccctccttccctccttctttcccttctttccctccttccttcttatccttcctttctttctttctttctttctttctttctttctttcctttatttcttctcctttcttcttttcctcctcaatTTTCCACCTCCAGTTTTTCTTAAGCACTgtcaaagggaaaagcaggtgATTTTTAGTCAATTGGATAGTGTTTATAACCTTGATCCAACAAGTTATTTAGACACGTGACAAAATTTTATCCCATGATGAGTCCCTGCAATTGCAAATGGTTTATGTTGTTTCCAGTGGGAGAGTTCACACGTGCTGAGTTTGGCAGTGGCATGCAGGCCATAATCAGGCAGATCCAGTTTGTGCCATTGCCTGACTATTTGATCAGCTGCAGGCCAGCATGAGCTACTGCTGGTTCTTGTGAATTTCTACCCCTGCTTATATGTGAGGCAAGCCACATAATAAAGTACAGGATGCCACAGGATCAGGTCTGGACCAGTTCCTCTCCTGAATAAAAACTGACACATATCATGCTGACAAAAGTAAATCTAAGGTAAATCTAAAGTTTAACTCCAGTCCTTCCTCATTTAGCAAGGTCTCTGCAATGCACTGTGATCAAGAAAGTTTTTTCATTTCTAACAGACTGGCTACAGCTTCGTTTTTTGGGATTAgagtaattttgaaaaattgtaAAATAACCAACTTTTTAGCAAACAGCTGATGTGTCCTCATATGAATTTGTGACAAAAGTTTAATTGGCTGTGTTGCATACATAATTTATTACACTTGCAAGAGCTACTGTAATGGTTCTGTCCTAGATATtacttttttgttgctgttgttgatTCTTCTTATTCTTTACCTTTTTAACTTGGAGAAATAAATGCTGAAATGTTCACCTTActatcatttttttccagactcTATTGACCCTGAGGATGTGCCTTTGGAAAGCACTGAAATGACACAGGATCAGCTGTTGAGCTATCAGTTGATGTTTCCCATAGGCCAGGACAAATCCATCCCCTGGAATGCCATCACTGCATATGAAAAcatgaaagcaaagaggataTCTGAACTCAAGAAATGGAAAGAGCAGGTAGGTTTCATTTGCAAACCTTTCAGAGACCGTTTCAGTAGATGCTATTGATTCAGAATAAAAAACGAAAATGTCTGTGAAATTTTAGCAGCAACACTAGCATGTCAGTATTTTGGGTAGCCAGCAAACAGACTTTTGGAATGCCTTCATCAGATGCTTCAGGAACAGGCAAAATAGCATAAGCAATAAAAACAGGTATGCATCATATATATCCTATACACACTCCATGCAGAGGCTGAATCTTTCCCTACGTTTATTATCAGATTATAACATGGGCCCTTAATTTCCAGGAGCTCAGATTAAAATCTTGAACTGcttttgtgtttaaattaaaaaaatcaaaggcatTTGTTGCTGGTCCAATGCTTAGTGAAATAAAAAGGAGTCCCTACATACAGTTATTGGTGAAACACCAATGCAAACCAAAACGTGTTTCTTGATGATCACAAGGAAACACTGTTAATCAGGTGCATgtaaaaagatataaagctcaACAATTAAATTAGCTTTTACCTTCGGCACTGCAAAATCTCGTGGGTAATGGGGGTGTGAGGCCTTTGCAAGCAGGTATGTGTTCCACTGGAGGGCATCAGCGTACCACAGTTAGACCAGTCCCAGGCAGCCAGCACACCCGCAGCACGGCGTTGAATTAGAATGGGGCATCACAGAAGCCCAGTTTTGTAATGGTCAAAGacaaaacgaaaaaaaaaaaaaaaaaaaaccaaaacctacaAACCACCAGCCCACCTAGAAAGCCTCATTGCACATCCAGAACAGGACTTAACCACTGATTTAGTCTGAACTATTATACATAAGTACTGTGAGCTCCAGTTCTGATTTTTAGACTTCTACTCTTGTCACCCAGAGTCACAGATAAGGCATGTGACCTAAATAGCACCACTTAATGTGAGGGACTGATACACGGAAGTCTTGCAAAAGCAGAGAGTGTGATTATTTTCACTCTAAAGTAAAAGTATTTGTTCAGTCACTTCCCCCCTTTCACTCATTTAAACATGTTAGGTACTAATAATAAATGGCAGTTGTGACTTTGAAAAGAGGAGCAAGCAAATTGTAAAAATAGTGAGTATTACAAACAGTTCTTCATCCCTAAATCCAGGAACTTTTGCTTTAGGTCTCAGAGCCACAGGGGTGCTCTCTATTCTGCTTTGGCAACAGCTCTGTCCTGTATAAAAGATAACAAACATTCAGATGTTTGTTCTTGCACTGTCTATATACGTCTTTCACCTATTCTCCATACATCAACAGAGCACAGGGCCATGGCAACCCAGAAAACGTGGCTAGTCTCACGTACACCAGTCTTCTAACGTGCACCTCCCCATAATAGGAGAGATTGTACCCTATGAGCAGTAATGTGTTTACTTAACACAGGTTAAATTTCCTTGTGTGGCAATTTGAGGACTTAAATCCTCCTGTTTCTGAGGACAGAAAATACctcaaagaataaaaacaaaggccTAAATGCAACACCAGAGTTTTCTGGCTGTGCTCCTACTGAAACAAGTAAAAACTAAATGCAAAGCAGCCTGGTGCAGATTATATGACTAATAAGTATTTTCAGCTATTTGCTAGCTTTGTACTGATAATTTCTTGTTTAGCTGGTTTCTTTGCAATTTTGATATTGACGATCTTTGCACTGTATTCCTGCAGGGACCTTGTCAGAAGGAGCTCTACAGGGCCCTGTATAAATTGGCAAAGGCTCAGCAGAGAAGCGGAGGGGAGATCTACAAATTCTACTTGCCCAACTGCAACAAGAATGGGTTTTACCACAGCAAACAGGTAcgtgttttttcctctgtccaTTCACACTAGCTGTACAACTAGCCTGTCAAAGCCAACCCTTTCACAGTCCTCCGCTCGCAAACTCCCAAgtttgcagctgctggaagagcAGGTTGCGAAAACAGGGATACTTAGTAGTGGGAGCAGATGGTTTGTCCTTCTTCTCTTAAAAGTGAGCTGCATGCTATGGGCTGACAGCAACAGAGGCAGGAGCTTTTTCCATTCACAGAACAGGTGCAGGCAAGGCCttctccaaaatattttaaccCTTTTTGCTCCCAGGCCAAATCAAGCTCCATGTACCTAATTTGTTAGCAAATTGACAGTTGACATTAATTCATAATATCCGCTATATCTGCCTGCAAAGCCCACTGAATGTATAAGAATCGCTGTGGAGAAAGGAGGCTTTCAGCTCCTGGGCAGTGAAAAAGTTACATTGTCAGTGAAAAATCTCTGTGGAGTAAGATTAGCCTTCCGAAAGTagaacaaaaatacagatttgtgCTGCCTATGGATGATGTTCTATGCTCATTTCCATTATAGCCTCAAAAAAAAGCCATTGCAAGTTACACTGAGTGTAATCTGCAAATTTAACTAAAGCTCCAAACTTCAAGCCACACCCTTGTAACCACAGGTCATGCACACAAATTTAGCAGGTTTGCATAAATCTGTATCACCAAGACTCCTTGTTTTTGGGCATGGCAGCACTGTATGAGTCACAAACATTGTGACCTGGGATCTAATCAGGCACAAACAGAAATCTGTTGAAACCCCTccccaagaaaaaaacccaccatattTGCCTTCTTGCAAGAAGAGCCGGACGAGCCAGTCATTGCTCTTGCCCTACCAGCTTGTATATTCTGCCTTCTTCTGGTTTCTCATGCTggaagattttgcttttttatactGCTGTTTACCATGGAGTGGACAAACTTTTAAATCTGAAGCTGCTACTGTGGTTGCTGAGCTTGGGTCATGGCTCCCTAACCAAGTGTATTGGTCAGAGGCTCTGTCAGGGCAGGGACCACCACATGCAAAACAAGTCTGCATGGCAGGTCGCAACCTTCTGATCCTAGTTCTGTCCAAGACCTCTAATTGCAGTATCTCACATGTAATCTTCTGCTTACAGTTActtattgtgggtttttttttgctaataatGTTCTAGTGTGAAACTTCACTGGATGGAGAGCCTGCTGGATGCTGGTGTGTCTATccaaaaaatggaagaagaattCCTGTGTCTCCAGATATGGAAGGAGACCCCGAATGCCAACAATATCTCAGCTCGCAAGAATAAAACTAAACATATTCATTCACACCAAGTTTTCTACAGGGCCTGATGTAGTCAGGAGACATTTCAGTGAGGAGCTGTTTTTGTAGGGTAGTTTTGTGCACCTGATTTTCAGCATCTGAGTAACCCCATAAGCAGCTTTATTACTGTCCTGGGGTTACTCAGATGCTTGAGAATATGAGCAAGTGCAAGATGAAGTCCTACACTCTTGTATATTTTGTTTGTATAATATCATAGATACCCTCGTATGTAAAgctgtttaattatttatttcacagtatgtctatttttgtgtgttgttaCTAATTTATATCCTCAAACACTTAATAACTTTATATGTAAATACTTAATATTATTGTTC containing:
- the IGFBP1 gene encoding insulin-like growth factor-binding protein 1, giving the protein MNSPRSLLGRCWLPSLLLSALLARRLTAGMALQPMHCAPCTQEKLALCPPVAPGCPETARQPGCGCCQTCALGPGQPCGVYTARCRQGLRCHVPAGEPRPLSALMQGQGTCLPASEAGMSMAEPADSIDPEDVPLESTEMTQDQLLSYQLMFPIGQDKSIPWNAITAYENMKAKRISELKKWKEQGPCQKELYRALYKLAKAQQRSGGEIYKFYLPNCNKNGFYHSKQCETSLDGEPAGCWCVYPKNGRRIPVSPDMEGDPECQQYLSSQE